The Puniceicoccales bacterium DNA segment AGACAGTTACAATTCAGGGAAATGCCCATTCACCGGCAATCCAAACAAACATCAGGTAATTTGGGCAAAATCTTATTGATTTCGCCACTACAGCCTTTTATGCTAAGGCGGCAATCGACCATGATCAACATAAAAAATTTAACATTTAATCTAGGCAGCCGTGTACTTTTCGACGACATATCTGTCTCTATTCCAGATAACTCAAAAATTGGTGTGGTCGGACATAATGGCTGTGGTAAAACGACATTGTTTCGATTAATCCTCGGAAAAGAATCTTTGGATGGCGGTGAAATAATCATTCCAAATAGGCAAAAAGTTGTGACAGTCCATCAGGAATTGCCTGATAAAAACCAAACGATATTGGATCTCGTGTTATCTTCTAACGCCGAACTGATAAACCTCAAATTCATGATAGATAATGAAGAAGATGGCGCGGCTTTGGCAGAATTATACGAACAATTCGAAACCATTGGTGGATTTACTGCCGAGAGTCAGGCTTCGGCCATACTGGCCGGCCTGGGATTTTCATCAAGCGATATATTGAAACCACTTTCTGAATTTTCAGGTGGCTGGCAGGTCCGGGCTGCTCTGGCCGCAACTCTCTTCGCACCATCGGATATTTTATTGTTGGATGAACCCACAAATCATCTGGATTTTGAAACCTGCGCCTGGTTGAAAAACTATCTATGCAAGCTAAATAAATCAATTTTAGTCATAAGCCATGAACGCGATTTATTAAACAGCCTATGCGATAAGATCTTGCACGTGAGCAATTCTTCCATCAAACTTTACTCTGGCAACTACGACACCTTCGAAGAAACCCGGGCAAGGAGATTGCAGGAATTGTCGAAAAATATAGAAAAGCAGGAAACTTCGCGCAAACATCTGCAGGCCTTCGTGGATAGATTTAGATACAAGGCTTCAAAGGCCAAACAGGCCCAAAGTCGGATAAAAATGTTGGAAAAAATGGAAGCACTTCCAAAAATCCCGCCGGAACGTTCTACCAAATTTGAATTCCCACAACCATCTGTAATAGATCGACTTCTAGTTCAAATAAAGGGTTGTTCTGTGGGCTATGGAGATAAGATTGTCATTGGAGATGTGAATCTGAAAATTGATATCACTGATCGCATTGCCATACTCGGCGCCAATGGCAATGGCAAATCAACTCTAGTAAAATTGATGGCTAATAGAATCAACCCCTTGGCCGGCTCCATTGGATTTGCCAGAGGGCTAAAATCAGCCTATTTCTCTCAGCAGCAAACAGATGAATTACAATTAGATCAAACACCCTACGAAACATTGAGTGCAGCCTTACCTGGCGAAAAGGAGCAAAGTGTCCGTAGCCAATTGGCCAGGTTCGGGTTGACTCAGCAACGAGCAGATACGAAAGTAT contains these protein-coding regions:
- a CDS encoding ABC-F family ATP-binding cassette domain-containing protein, whose translation is MLRRQSTMINIKNLTFNLGSRVLFDDISVSIPDNSKIGVVGHNGCGKTTLFRLILGKESLDGGEIIIPNRQKVVTVHQELPDKNQTILDLVLSSNAELINLKFMIDNEEDGAALAELYEQFETIGGFTAESQASAILAGLGFSSSDILKPLSEFSGGWQVRAALAATLFAPSDILLLDEPTNHLDFETCAWLKNYLCKLNKSILVISHERDLLNSLCDKILHVSNSSIKLYSGNYDTFEETRARRLQELSKNIEKQETSRKHLQAFVDRFRYKASKAKQAQSRIKMLEKMEALPKIPPERSTKFEFPQPSVIDRLLVQIKGCSVGYGDKIVIGDVNLKIDITDRIAILGANGNGKSTLVKLMANRINPLAGSIGFARGLKSAYFSQQQTDELQLDQTPYETLSAALPGEKEQSVRSQLARFGLTQQRADTKVSKLSGGEKTRLLLSVITRNSPHILILDEPTNHLDIEAREALIDAINKYTGALILVTHDFHTIEATCDQLLIVKDHLCQPFDGDLNDYIDHILRDQKESGNSQKKSEKSQRNSHKTSTKNGKNEKKLKELEAEIETCNSKKSELEAMLHHSYSSDVFKKLSELEKKLSELEAKWTSLYEKI